A window of Polaribacter litorisediminis contains these coding sequences:
- a CDS encoding helix-turn-helix transcriptional regulator, which yields MGENIKLARKRRKLTTTQVAERADIVRSTLYLIETGSPSVTLGAYFNVLRVLGLQDDFLKLAADDEFGRKLQDLDLL from the coding sequence ATGGGAGAAAACATCAAATTAGCAAGAAAGCGACGTAAACTAACAACAACGCAAGTTGCTGAAAGAGCCGATATAGTAAGAAGTACATTATACCTGATTGAAACAGGGAGTCCTAGTGTAACATTGGGTGCCTATTTCAATGTATTAAGAGTATTAGGCTTACAAGACGATTTCTTAAAACTAGCAGCGGATGATGAGTTTGGAAGAAAATTACAAGATTTAGATTTATTATAA
- a CDS encoding transcriptional regulator: MNYIKHLTGFFDKVINDHTLNPTHISLYIALFQFWNCNRFRNPISISRDEVMRISKISSKATYHKCLKNLHALGYLRYEPSYNPYKGSMVYMFNFSENLKPKKKSFNKQVKDKQETSNLPTTEQAEVSYINYTNSINNIKSLKEGEQSRNLELENLVEISKQKKLRQKNKRNVPILEEVMKYFQEQNFPEIEANKFFNYFSSNGWLVGGKTPMKNWKAAAKNWMLNSVKYSNNGNSSKAVIQPQNLNTAIDKNYSEPL, from the coding sequence ATGAATTATATAAAACACCTAACTGGTTTCTTTGATAAAGTCATCAACGATCATACGTTAAACCCAACACATATTAGTTTATACATAGCCTTGTTTCAATTTTGGAACTGCAATCGATTCAGAAATCCCATCAGTATTTCAAGAGACGAAGTAATGCGAATTAGTAAAATCAGTTCAAAAGCAACTTATCATAAATGCTTAAAGAATTTACACGCTTTAGGATATTTGAGGTACGAACCCTCATACAATCCCTATAAGGGAAGTATGGTGTATATGTTTAATTTCTCAGAAAACTTAAAGCCAAAAAAGAAATCATTTAATAAACAAGTAAAAGACAAGCAGGAGACAAGTAACTTACCAACTACTGAACAAGCAGAGGTATCTTATATAAACTATACAAACAGTATAAACAATATAAAAAGTTTAAAAGAAGGAGAGCAATCACGGAATTTAGAATTAGAAAATTTAGTAGAGATTTCAAAACAAAAAAAGTTGCGCCAAAAAAACAAAAGGAATGTGCCAATTTTAGAAGAGGTGATGAAATACTTTCAGGAACAAAACTTTCCAGAAATCGAAGCCAATAAATTTTTCAATTACTTTTCAAGCAACGGATGGTTAGTAGGAGGTAAGACCCCAATGAAAAATTGGAAAGCTGCAGCAAAAAATTGGATGCTCAATAGTGTAAAATATAGCAACAATGGTAACAGCTCAAAAGCAGTAATTCAACCACAAAACCTCAACACAGCAATTGATAAAAATTACTCAGAACCACTTTGA
- a CDS encoding RteC domain-containing protein — MNSFCTPFFQELERDFVLLKNSESNPIVASQNIILFLEKKLKKLNKWLKIYRFESEKEEIYFFKELKPSLISKILFYKHVLKIESTLPSSKKGKRKHYLKALNKAAQMARENFDFYEYFRSRATYNDHHYFIRRPYKDIIRDHPMQLYFDSKISTSHEYQVANLICSDMLTNYLERKIDEIDQKSGTTNFREPVNYSWSGSKIDLVELIYALKHARLINNGNTDVKELAKHIGKIFNIELEDNIYRIYQDIKLRKTVRTKFINRLADNLNQKLNEEDL, encoded by the coding sequence ATGAATTCGTTTTGCACACCATTCTTTCAAGAATTGGAGCGGGATTTTGTATTACTCAAAAATTCCGAAAGCAATCCTATTGTAGCAAGTCAAAACATAATTTTATTTTTAGAAAAGAAATTAAAAAAGCTCAATAAATGGCTGAAAATATATCGCTTTGAATCTGAAAAAGAAGAGATTTATTTCTTCAAAGAATTAAAGCCTTCCTTAATTTCTAAAATACTGTTTTACAAACATGTTTTAAAAATCGAATCTACATTACCTTCAAGTAAAAAAGGAAAACGAAAGCACTATCTCAAAGCATTAAACAAAGCTGCTCAAATGGCTAGAGAAAATTTTGATTTTTATGAATATTTCAGATCCAGAGCAACGTATAACGATCACCATTATTTTATCAGAAGGCCTTATAAAGATATCATTCGCGATCATCCAATGCAATTGTATTTCGATTCAAAAATATCTACATCTCATGAATATCAAGTCGCAAATTTGATATGTTCAGATATGCTCACAAACTACCTAGAACGTAAAATAGATGAAATCGATCAGAAAAGTGGAACTACAAATTTCAGAGAACCTGTAAATTATTCATGGTCTGGTTCCAAAATAGATTTAGTCGAATTAATTTATGCACTCAAACATGCGAGACTAATCAATAACGGAAATACAGATGTAAAAGAGTTGGCAAAACACATAGGCAAAATTTTTAATATAGAACTAGAAGATAATATTTACAGAATTTACCAAGACATCAAATTACGCAAAACAGTCAGAACAAAATTTATAAATCGTTTAGCAGACAACCTCAATCAAAAATTAAACGAAGAAGATTTGTAA
- a CDS encoding type II toxin-antitoxin system HipA family toxin, whose product MATKKLDIYVYAHWKPIIEPELIGILSALNAKGKKAFSFEYDKNWIKSKNQMLLDPDIQFYGGPQYPNNKENFGVFLDSMPDTWGRTLMKRRAAQEAAVIGEKAKTLYEIDFLLGVYDESRMGALRFKTDVDGPFLDNNNLSPTPPWSSIRELQDAAQNFENDTENDEARQWLAILMAPGSSLGGARPKANILDNDKNLWIAKFPAKNDTTDKAAWEYLAYQLALKAGIKMSECKIQKVTGNYNTFFTKRFDRENGERIHFASAMTMTGNNEVKIRDHQASYLELAEFIQNHGSNIESNLEQLWRRMIFNIAISNTDDHLRNHGFIITNKGWELSPAYDLNPSIDKEGLALNIDMDDNALNYDLAKTVGIYFRLDENQMNSILDEVFAAVTSWKQLAIKIGISNKEIQLMQKAFKV is encoded by the coding sequence ATGGCTACTAAAAAACTAGATATATACGTATACGCACATTGGAAACCAATAATAGAACCCGAATTAATAGGCATTCTTTCAGCACTAAACGCAAAAGGAAAAAAGGCTTTTAGTTTCGAGTATGATAAAAACTGGATCAAATCTAAAAACCAAATGCTATTAGATCCAGATATTCAGTTTTATGGTGGTCCACAATATCCAAATAATAAAGAAAATTTTGGTGTCTTTTTAGACAGTATGCCAGATACTTGGGGACGTACATTAATGAAAAGAAGAGCGGCTCAAGAAGCAGCTGTAATTGGAGAGAAAGCAAAAACATTATATGAAATAGACTTTTTACTCGGTGTGTATGATGAAAGCCGAATGGGGGCATTAAGATTTAAAACAGATGTAGATGGTCCATTTTTAGATAATAACAATCTGTCTCCAACACCACCTTGGTCATCAATACGTGAACTTCAAGATGCTGCTCAAAACTTTGAAAATGATACCGAAAATGATGAAGCAAGACAATGGTTAGCTATTTTAATGGCACCTGGTTCCTCTTTGGGTGGTGCCAGACCCAAAGCAAATATTTTAGATAACGATAAAAATTTGTGGATAGCAAAATTCCCTGCAAAAAATGATACCACAGACAAAGCTGCTTGGGAATATCTAGCATATCAATTGGCATTAAAAGCAGGTATAAAAATGTCTGAATGTAAAATCCAAAAGGTTACCGGAAATTACAATACATTTTTTACAAAACGCTTCGATAGAGAAAATGGCGAAAGAATTCATTTCGCTTCGGCAATGACCATGACTGGTAATAACGAGGTGAAAATCAGAGATCATCAAGCAAGTTATTTGGAATTAGCAGAATTTATTCAAAATCATGGTAGTAATATAGAAAGCAATCTCGAGCAACTTTGGCGACGCATGATTTTTAATATTGCCATTTCCAATACTGATGATCATTTACGCAATCATGGGTTTATAATTACAAACAAGGGTTGGGAGCTCTCTCCAGCTTACGACCTCAATCCGTCTATAGATAAAGAGGGGCTGGCCTTAAATATCGATATGGATGATAATGCCTTAAACTACGATTTAGCCAAAACCGTAGGCATATATTTCCGTTTAGATGAAAACCAAATGAATAGTATTTTAGATGAGGTATTCGCTGCGGTTACTTCCTGGAAACAATTGGCAATAAAAATAGGCATTTCAAATAAAGAAATTCAACTCATGCAAAAAGCATTTAAGGTGTAG
- a CDS encoding helix-turn-helix domain-containing protein, producing MYLHLKKLFPETENLDILKHQQVTKLDLLNALNFLVDEIKTSKKEEQPKKWLKSSEVKSLLRISPGTLQNLRINGTLTYTKIGGIIFYSYEEILKVMEQNKVKATSNE from the coding sequence ATGTATCTGCACTTAAAAAAACTATTTCCAGAAACCGAAAACCTCGACATCTTAAAACACCAACAAGTAACAAAGTTAGATTTACTAAACGCTCTAAACTTTTTAGTAGATGAGATAAAAACTAGTAAAAAAGAAGAACAACCTAAAAAGTGGCTAAAGTCTTCAGAAGTAAAAAGCTTATTAAGAATTTCTCCTGGAACATTACAAAATTTACGCATCAACGGAACCTTAACCTATACCAAAATAGGAGGAATCATTTTTTACTCTTATGAAGAAATTCTAAAAGTAATGGAACAAAACAAAGTAAAAGCAACATCAAATGAGTAA
- a CDS encoding ATP-binding protein, with protein MYNYQKTTNWLESKGKQLFGDHFKIYEEDKTIIYKLIAYSLQDQKMVKRCNIYLEKGVLLSGPIGCGKTTLMSLLKFLVPKDQKYYVKSCREVSFEFIKEGYEVIHKYSKPKLHQKKAGIICFDDLGTESNLKYFGNECNVMGEILLSRYDAFTHPEQSRRTKTHLTTNLSASEIEQFYGNRIRSRLRESFNLIAFNNNTKDKRR; from the coding sequence ATGTACAACTACCAAAAAACCACAAACTGGTTAGAATCCAAAGGAAAGCAATTATTTGGTGATCATTTCAAAATATATGAAGAAGACAAAACCATTATCTACAAATTGATAGCCTACAGTTTACAAGATCAAAAAATGGTAAAAAGATGCAATATCTATTTAGAAAAAGGAGTCCTACTTTCAGGTCCCATTGGTTGTGGTAAAACCACATTAATGTCATTATTAAAATTCTTAGTACCAAAAGATCAGAAATACTATGTAAAATCTTGCAGAGAAGTAAGTTTCGAATTCATAAAAGAAGGTTATGAAGTAATACACAAATACAGCAAACCAAAACTCCATCAAAAAAAAGCAGGAATCATTTGTTTTGATGATTTAGGTACCGAAAGCAATCTAAAATACTTTGGGAATGAATGCAATGTAATGGGAGAAATCTTGCTAAGTCGTTATGATGCTTTTACACATCCAGAGCAAAGTCGAAGAACAAAAACACATCTCACTACCAATCTATCAGCATCAGAAATAGAACAATTTTATGGCAATAGAATCAGAAGTAGATTAAGAGAATCTTTTAATTTAATAGCCTTTAATAATAATACAAAAGACAAACGAAGGTAA